One window from the genome of Lacerta agilis isolate rLacAgi1 chromosome 16, rLacAgi1.pri, whole genome shotgun sequence encodes:
- the GTF2E2 gene encoding transcription initiation factor IIE subunit beta, which yields MDPSLLRERELFKKRALCTPAVEKRPAPSSDSSSSKKKKTKVEQGGSSSSKQNADHSNGSFNLKALSGGSGYKFGVLAKIVNYMKTRHQRGDTHPLTLEEILDETQHLDIGLKQKQWLMSEALVNNPKIDVIDGKYAFKPKYNLKDKKALLRLLDKHDQRGLGGILLEDIEEGLPNAQKAIKALGDQIIFVTRPDKKKILFYNDKSCQFTVDEEFQKLWRSVPVDSMDEEKIEEYLKRQGISSMQEAGPKKIAPIQRRKKPASQKKRRFKTHNDHLAGVLKDYSDVVPGK from the exons ATGGATCCAAGCTTGCTAAGAGAACGAGAACTTTTCAAAAAGCGAGCACTCTGTACTCCAGCTGTAGAAAAACGCCCAGCACCCTCTTCTGATTCCTCAtcttctaagaagaagaagacaaaggtAGAGCAGGGTGGATCATCAAGCTCAAAACAGAATGCAG ATCACAGCAATGGATCTTTTAACTTGAAAGCCCTTTCTGGTGGATCTGGCTACAAGTTTGGAGTCCTTGCAAAAATAGTGAATTATATGAAG ACACGGCACCAGCGTGGTGATACACACCCATTAACTCTGGAAGAAATATTGGATGAAACACAGCACCTAGATATTGGACTGAAGCAGAAACAATGGTTAATGAGTGAG GCCCTTGTCAACAATCCCAAAATAGATGTTATAGATGGAAAATACGCTTTCAAGCCTAAGTACAATTTGAAAGATAAAAAGGCCCTGCTTCGACTCTTAGATAAACATGATCAGCGAGGGCTAGGAGGAATACTTCTAGAAGATATTGAAGAAGGACTGCCTAATGCACAGAAAGCCATAAAG GCTTTAGGGGACCAGATCATCTTTGTTACACGTCCTGATAAGAAGAAAATTCTTTTCTACAATGATAAGAGCTGTCAGTTTACAGTGGATGAAG AATTTCAGAAACTGTGGAGGAGTGTTCCTGTGGATTCCATGGATGAAGAGAAGATAGAAGAGTATCTGAAACGCCAGGGGATTTCTTCCATGCAGGAGGCTGGACCAAAGAAAATA gctcCAATTCAAAGGAGAAAGAAACCTGCTTCTCAGAAGAAACGGAGGTTCAAGACTCACAATGACCATTTGGCTGGAGTTTTGAAGGATTACTCTGATGTGGTTCCGGGCAAGTAG
- the SMIM18 gene encoding small integral membrane protein 18, with translation MISSSSRGLMQMSIKEVVSCILLQPIAAELHFSCTRGCIKQQISTVPASFLKRELVQRQNLEDSLNMATFNNSRWNETTSLYQYLGFQVQKIYPFHDNWNTACFVILVIFIFTVICLVVLAFLYELLDCCCCVKNKTMKDLENEPNPVRSMMDSFRKRETEVV, from the exons ATGATTTCCTCCTCGAGCAGGGGTCTGATGCAAATGAGCATAAAGGAAGTTGTCAGCTGCATTCTGCTTCAGCCAATAGCAGCAGAGCTCCATTTTAGCTGTACCCGAGGCTGTATTAAACAGCAGATCAGCACTGTTCCAGCATCCTTTCTAAAAAGAG AGCTGGTGCAGAGACAGAACTTGGAAGACTCTCTCAACATGGCAACATTCAACAATAGTCGTTGGAATGAAACTACATCCCTCTACCAATATCTTGGTTTTCAAGTGCAGAAGATTTATCCTTTCCATGACAACTGGAACACTGCCTGCTTTGTCATTTTGGTCATATTTATATTTACTGTAATATGTTTGGTGGTGCTAGCTTTCTTATATGAGCTGcttgactgctgctgctgtgtgaaaaacaaaactatgaaAGACTTGGAGAATGAACCAAACCCTGTTAGATCTATGATGGACAGCTTCAGGAAACGTGAAACGGAAGTGGTGTAG